Genomic DNA from Salinibacterium sp. NK8237:
TGTGCATCCTCCTCGTCGTAATTGCAGCGGTCTTCAACATCACGCTCATCATGTTCGCGACAGGCTCGATGAGTCCAACGATTCCTGCCGGGTCGCTCGCCGTCGTGAAGCAGATTCCGGCCTCCGAGGTGCAGGTGGGTGACATTGTCACTGTCGACCGAGTGGATGCTCTGCCGATAACTCACCGCGTGACCTCCGTCTCCGCGGCCGCCGACAACGATGCACGAAGCATCACGATGCGCGGGGACGCCAACGAGCTCGCCGACCCCGCGCCGTACATCGTGACCAGCGCGCGGATTGTGCTCTTCTCCGTGCCGCAACTTGCCTATGCGGTGACGGCGATCTCAAGCCCGCTCGTGCTTGGGTTGATTACACTCGCCGCGACCACGCTCGTGACCTGGGCGTTCTGGCCCAGAGACGAGGTGCCACCGCGCCGCCGACAGGGGAAGTCGCACGAAGACCGGTCGCCGCAAGATGACTCCGGCCAGCACTGGCCGCGCCACGACACCGACGGCCAAAGGGCAGGGCGGCATCGCGTTCCCGCCGGACCTCTCGCGCTGCTCGCGCTCGCTGCCGTCGCCAACCCGCTGTGGGGTGTGGTGCCGTCTGCGCAGGCCGCGGAGACGGAGTCCGTGATCGAAGGAACTGCGCTCAGCCTGACGTCGATCGGCGATGGAGCGCTCATGGCGCAGCTGCGACCGACCGTGCCCGTGCCGTGGCAGGTTGGCGTGGTTCCGCACGCCGCAGAGCCCGGCATCGTTCACCTCTCA
This window encodes:
- a CDS encoding signal peptidase I, producing MSAPTTTLRSVRGRVGDALLTVAAVGGALCILLVVIAAVFNITLIMFATGSMSPTIPAGSLAVVKQIPASEVQVGDIVTVDRVDALPITHRVTSVSAAADNDARSITMRGDANELADPAPYIVTSARIVLFSVPQLAYAVTAISSPLVLGLITLAATTLVTWAFWPRDEVPPRRRQGKSHEDRSPQDDSGQHWPRHDTDGQRAGRHRVPAGPLALLALAAVANPLWGVVPSAQAAETESVIEGTALSLTSIGDGALMAQLRPTVPVPWQVGVVPHAAEPGIVHLSLASEGGLAMDPNGVQVTVSSCAVRWIDGVCAQGGAVILGPGPVSTLVADSVELGSMPTDRELWILIDVSVPANPANVRGESATLTFTADGVGDAVSTGGTVGAIAMTGTDLRTPFVAALIAVLTGLGLAGVARLLKARQRASRKLQGSDGGDDALRVRAAESH